ACTTTGGTaaccaatttcttttttttttttggttttataTTTGCTTAGAtgtttacaaacaaaaagaatcagTGAACAGCTACTGACAGTGTCAGTACATTCCAAACCctcgagaagaaaactgcgCATGCGCGCCCCTGTGGAAAACATCTACGAAAATAAAGCTTTTTGCGAATTCAACGGATTCTGATAGTGTCAGCTTTCTCGAAGCAAATGCCGATTGAAAACTCCTCAGAATTAGTGACAGACTCAAAGAATAGCTGTCAAAGTGTAGAATAGGTGCATCAACTGCAATTTGCGCGAACGACTTTAAAACACTAATCTTCACTTCTTATTTGTACAGTTCTCACGTACATTAGAGTAAAAACGACCGAATCCTGATCCAGTTgtgtaagcagttgcgctcgaaattGCGCGATGGAGTCAGCCGTCGCGTGTAAGCCTTCACAACTTCCTTTTGTCCCTGGATTCCCAGTGGAGTTAGCAATGGTCTCATCTTCGTGGCAACAGTTTCCTCCACCACTCCACCTCTAGCTCGACCTCTTAGCAGCATCAGGCTGCAGCTAGTTTTGATCCGGCTGCACATATATGTCCCAAAGCCATATGATACGGAAGTGTTGTGAACTCGCCTTTCTCTGTTAATTTGACGTGCATTTCTgagcgaaattgaacaaaccGAAGAAGCTTTACATGAAATCAATTTCTATTCACACTATAATACATATTACAGCTCGTCCAAATCCATAACCATCCGTAATTCGTTTAGTGGTACCTTATGCcctgtgtactactttcttaagctggaccaagattgttattgatctttattctggctaacgtttcggcgtcgtcgccttcttcagagcctggaaaaatcaaagacacgtgtaatctactccctcaaacgcctcgtcatccaacaagatatgatttagcaaacagattatttaaaagcaacgtcagaaaagcagaccagcgctcaccttgatagccacgaaatcgtgatgttagcggaccaccagttgtgagagttgcgccgctagtattaactagtaacgatgcccccgcctctgaccccgtaggtcaaaacccgcaaaggtcctgatatggcgccagctcgttggtcacagcgatgcattcttctttacgattcatgataggacttttggccgtgatataaaacgcttccaatgtttttcgtgctagaacgtctgattcgcgtgccaagatagtgacagctatcttgaaaggggtgttgtcatgacactgtctgcgatgagcacctaaaggggatgatgttcttgattttacgagcccgtctaggtgctccttgacgcggatacatagtgatcttcctgtttcgccaatgtactcagccccacataactgacaggtgattaggTATACCACGCAGTCACCCTGCCTCCCGCTtggacaaacgatgcaattcggtgtctcacaaagtctgtcatatgcgcgattgcggactagctgttgcttcaggtttacaggtggtatgtccactactctgactgagtcttgcagacccgcctgtcgtaagcttgctcgcactgcattgctcatgtcatccgaaataaaaggaaggcagaaagggatctttgttgcttgttctacCCTGTGGCACCGCCGCTCAATTGCATacaatgcaacaatcatctatgtatcggcagtacaataaaggtttgcgttccagtaggggtttttccactttagacatgaaagcaacggctaatgtaggcgcaagtctttgtcccatggccaagcctctaatctgcctatagtattgcccagaccagcgaaaacacaagaaaagtccaacacaagctgaaatggactcttgcttcgatctcttaaataaacaatcccagtacataaagttcacgagggaaaaacctaaagacaactggctgccgtttctcaatgtccaggttcatttgtgtaggggaaattggaaaacaaaatggtatcgaaaaccaagttgtaaaaacattctgattcactaccaatcggcgcacccctggagaaccaaaagtcagtcattgaaaatatgtttaagacagcggcaacggtttcatctgaagctcaagggcgcattgcctccataaacatggctaaccgcattgctcagtccaatgggtacccagcaaagGTCTCTCATTCAAATCGGAGCCATGCAATTGAGCGGCGGTGCCACAGGgtagaacaagcaacaaagatccctttctgccttcctttttatttcggatgacatgagcaatgcagtgcgagcaagcttacgacaggcgggtctgcaagactcagtcagagtagtggacataccacctgtaaacctgaagcaacagctagtccgcaatcgcgcatatgacagactttgtgagacaccgaattgcatcgtttgtccaaacgggaggcagggtgattgcgtggtatcgggggttatctacctaatcacctgtcagttatgtggggctgagtacattggcgaaacaggaagatcactatgtatccgcgtcaaggagcacctagacgggctcgtaaaatcaagaacatcatcccctttaggtgctcatcgcagacagtgtcatgacaacacccctttcaagatagctgtcactatcttggcacgcgaatcagacgttctagcacgaaaaacattggaagcgttttatatcacggccaaaagtcctatcatgaatcgtaaagaagaatgcatcgctgtgaccaacgagctggcgccatatcaggacctttgcgggttttgacctacggggtcagaggcgggggcatcgttactagttaatactagcggcgcaactctcacaactggtggtccgctaacatcacgatttcgtggctatcaaggtgagcgctggtctgcttttctgacgttgcttttaaataatctgtttgctaaatcatatcttgttggatgacgaggcgtttgagggagtagattacacgtgtctttgatttttccaggctctgaagaaggcgacgacgccgaaacgttagccagaataaagatcaataacaatcttggttcagcttaagaaagtagtacacaatcaaactctacgatgccaagattcaaagaaggtcgaacttggaacttatgCCCTGTATTTAAATTTCTCCGGAAACACCGTAtgcagtttaaaggcagcgtggTACGAAAACCCCAAGGAAAACATAGAGCATAGGTTGTATATTATGTCAGCGAGCGTGGACCCGCTCGATTCCTTCTCGCTGCCCTAAAAAAACGATGTGGGACCGCTcgagttcctacgagatacgatACGCGCACTGTTGTACATGCTCTGATCTTCTTAGCAGCTtattcactggttttacttgagtatGCTGTTGAAGAGACCCTATTAATCCGTTCGCTCGTGGACGCAGCCCGTCCATGAAGGTGGCGTGTTGCTACTCATTTCCTAGGAAAGTATTACATTCTCTACAcctttttttatgacgatttGGGGAAGGTGACCAGAGATATGCTcgtttccgcaatctacaacttgaactctacgtttttccAGTAGTTTCAGTACCACCTTCGTGATACCCTACCattagaaaatggaaattattTAATCTGCGTTTTGTTGCCTGAAATCCGTTGGGAATCCAGAGTTTGCTCACCGTTAAAGCGACTGATGAAGGTGAGTAGTCAAAATATCCAAGACCATTAATATACGATCTCTTCATACTGCCAACTTTTACAACAACCACAGTAGTAGAAACGGCAATTAAAGAAGCCAGTAAAGCTAGTATCCACGGTCCAAATCTTAAGTAGTTggtaaagtttaaaaaaaggtctACTGTTCCTGGATTTGgcttcaacgaaaaaaatgttttccatctactttcttcttgaaataGCTTGATCCCTATTCAAAAACTGTTTACTTTCGAGCGTTGGTTATCAGTGACTAACGGATCGTACCTGGATGAAATAAAACGTTCAAGTCTTTCAATCTTGAAGACGGAGAATCGATCCAAAGATAGTATAAAAATCAGTAGGATACTGCAGTACTTCACAAATATGTCTATATGTAAAGAAATTTCGTTCtgataaataaacgaatacgAGAAAAATATAGGTAAGAACTTCAGAACTAGCATTGATATACAATGAAACAGGAATAAAACAGAGAGCATTCCGACTAGTTTGAAAAACGCTGACTGAAAATATTGACTCATCATGAATAAAATGAGGAAAGGTACTTCGTGTAAGATTAATTTCCAGATACAAGTAAGTAGTTTGGGTTTTCTATTCTAACACTTTCAAACAATGACAACCAAGGGCTTTGTAGTTCCATTTTCTCTCGGCTGCAcggtgaaaaaaacaagaaaagccTTTCACATGAGATCTCTCCAGTCTTATTACCAATATAAGTTTTGTGATTTTATTACAAAGTATATGTATGTGGAGCTAATATTTTCTCAGTATCTCTTTTCTCCGGAAGGTCAAGAAAATTACAATAGTGGAAAGTTTCTGCTAAATCAAATTTCTACAAGGTAGGTCTAGGCgtgcaaaaaatcaaatactCGCAAACAGATCTATTAAAGTCGTAAAAGTAacaaataatatgaaaaacatCCACTTACCTTGCATCGTTTCCGAGCAGAAACAATTGCAGCAATAACTAGAAGATTGAGTAATAGTGTCGTACCAAACATCACAACTTCCGCTATCCTCAAAATAAGTGAACTTGCGATAGAAACTTGAACCTTCTCCTCCAGGCTTCTACAAGATCCACCGCTACAGTGTTCTATGGTCCCAGTGCGATCATCAGTTAGAAAAGGAGAATCTTGTACTTGTACTGTGACAGTTACCTCTACCATGGTATGGAATCACTAACGTTCCTATAAAACAACACTTACCCGAAAGAGTAAGAAACACTTGCAAAATAAAGTAGTTTTAATCACAGGTATTGGATGCGTGACCATAGCGAAAAACGAGGTTAAAAACATTCCATTTATTAAAAtagcatttaaaaaagtgcCATTAGAATCGTACGCAAAAGCAATGATGACGGGAATGACAAATGGGATAAAAGTTACTCTTTCTGATCTTCCTAACTGGTCTCCGTATGAGTCGATGTTGACACCAATTTCATCGCATTGCTTCTCTCTTTAACAAAAATTCCTTTGAACAAATCCAGCATGCCTTTTGTGCCGAACAATATGAAAGCTGGAAGCAGTAACTCCGGAACGGAGCTGATGATATTATAAAAACTTGTAATAAAGTAGAGATCACTTTTATTAGCCACAAAAAAGTTTAACACAGTGAATGATCCTATGAAAACCTGTAAAAACCAACCAAGTTGTTACGACTcgagaaatcaataaattccGGAAAAGTACCTTACCACTTCACAAAGAACGGTGAGCAATACTTGAACACACATCCGCCGTTCTGCCTTTTTAACCGATGCTGACTTCGAAGTCAGGGCATTGCTTTTCTTCATCCAGACAAAAATCACAATGTGAAGCAAGAGCGATAGAACtgggaaaagaaggaagcaaTGTCCACTTATCTAGAACAATTTCTAATTGTAGAGTTCCATCAACCTTTCACCACAACATATAGATTTCGAAAAATACTTTTCTCTTATCAATACCATTACATTTCCTAAGGAGCAAAAGGTATAACAGGCATgacgcgcggtgcagttgcataaacgactgtgctcgaagcggtgcggcaaAACGTGGCGGTTAGAATCTACGGAGGACCTTTGCTGACTTCAGATCAGAATTTGCTGGGCTACGGCTGCCAGCAAATTTTGATCTGAAGTCAACAAAGGATCGATGGTTTTAACCCCCCCCTAGAggcaaccaagcctttcgtcccggtcgataaattggcaccagagtTGCCTGGAAAGATAAAAGCACCACATAAGATAGATCGGCTGACCCGCCCCATTGTCTAGCGCACACATCCTAATTagtttaaaagcagcataccacaaatctgggatccatatacggggtcgtagattatggagaccggggtagttccgatcatctctccctgaatcactgcaagcagccggcccctgaatgctgttttgtacggcgccatctattgcagcgcgtcACATTTGCACGTGTAGCGTCCCtcactgcctatcggggcagtccgaattgattttcgacgaatcgcagggcggaggcggcgcaaggggtggagcgttgcaatagatggggtcatacaaaacagcattctgaaggcggctgtttgcagtaatgcagggagagataagcggaatTACCCCCTTATACAGATACTCCATAATCTGTGACCCCGTAtacagatactccacctgaaatacgcaccatctcagattcgtggtatgctgccc
This window of the Necator americanus strain Aroian chromosome III, whole genome shotgun sequence genome carries:
- a CDS encoding hypothetical protein (NECATOR_CHRIII.G12643.T1) — its product is MSNAVRASLRQAGLQDSVRVVDIPPVNLKQQLVRNRAYDRLCETPNCIVCPSGRQGDCVVYLITCQLCGAEYIGETGRSLCIRVKEHLDGLVKSRTSSPLGAHRRQCHDNTPFKIAVTILARESDVLARKTLEAFYITAKSPIMNRKEECIAVTNELAPYQDLCGF
- a CDS encoding hypothetical protein (NECATOR_CHRIII.G12642.T1), which encodes MFGTTLLLNLLVIAAIVSARKRCKSAFFKLVGMLSVLFLFHCISMLVLKFLPIFFSYSFIYQNEISLHIDIFVKYCSILLIFILSLDRFSVFKIERLERFISSRFGPWILALLASLIAVSTTVVVVKVGSMKRSYINGLGYFDYSPSSVALTVANYCSIVISLLSIGLHVFIYLWMKKIRSTFVHSKTHTTGRAERLMSLQVVLIATFELVVLYKFAEYCHTDFNAFLLEAAAVHQVLNPYLLKLA